One window from the genome of Aminivibrio pyruvatiphilus encodes:
- a CDS encoding replication-associated recombination protein A produces MSSPGTSRWEVPLAERMRPKTLDEFTGQGHLLGSGAPLRKLLDAGRTPSCILYGPPGVGKTTLVRLMASETGRDILEINAVSAKVSELRDLVAEASNLKAMRAGHAAIAFVDEIYHFNKSQQNALLPSVEKGDLILVGTTTENPWFEINKTLLSRMVVFQLSPLSEDDLAALLKRALADRERGLGNLEIEAEEKALRRIAAMAGGDARQALTRLEFIAASVGARGGALLTEEGVLSALPLAAVRFDKASEDHFAVVSALIKSIRGSDPDAALYWLARLLAGGENLRFICRRLLISAAEDVGLADPNALPVTAAAVQAVEMTGMPEARIILAEAVIYLAAAPKSNSAYLAVDSASKAIEKGDLQEVPFHLRPDGSGYIYPHDDPRHWVPQQYMDRQRRFYFPGTLGMEGEMASRLRKFWRRFSEGGDS; encoded by the coding sequence ATGAGCTCTCCGGGAACAAGCCGGTGGGAAGTCCCTCTGGCGGAACGGATGCGTCCGAAAACCCTTGACGAGTTCACGGGCCAGGGGCATCTTCTCGGTTCCGGAGCCCCCCTCAGGAAACTCCTCGATGCCGGCCGGACACCGAGCTGCATTCTCTACGGTCCCCCGGGGGTCGGAAAGACGACCCTTGTCAGGCTCATGGCTTCGGAAACTGGAAGAGACATCCTGGAGATCAACGCTGTCTCCGCGAAAGTGTCGGAACTCCGCGACCTTGTGGCCGAAGCGTCCAACCTCAAGGCCATGAGAGCGGGGCACGCCGCCATTGCCTTTGTGGACGAGATATACCACTTCAACAAGAGCCAGCAGAACGCCCTCCTGCCGTCGGTGGAGAAGGGCGACCTCATCCTTGTGGGCACCACCACGGAAAACCCATGGTTCGAAATTAACAAGACCCTTCTTTCCAGGATGGTGGTTTTCCAGCTCAGCCCCCTTTCGGAAGACGACCTTGCCGCGCTGTTGAAACGGGCTCTTGCCGACCGGGAACGGGGCCTGGGAAACCTTGAAATCGAGGCCGAGGAAAAGGCTCTGCGGCGGATTGCCGCCATGGCAGGGGGAGACGCCCGCCAGGCCCTCACCCGGCTTGAATTCATCGCAGCTTCCGTCGGGGCCCGGGGGGGCGCCCTCCTCACGGAAGAAGGGGTGCTGTCCGCCCTTCCCCTGGCGGCGGTCAGGTTCGATAAGGCTTCGGAGGACCATTTCGCCGTAGTTTCCGCCCTGATAAAAAGCATTCGGGGGTCCGACCCCGATGCGGCCCTTTACTGGCTGGCCCGTCTGCTGGCCGGAGGGGAAAACCTCCGGTTTATCTGCAGGCGGCTTCTTATTTCCGCCGCTGAAGACGTAGGCCTCGCCGACCCGAATGCCCTTCCCGTTACCGCTGCCGCAGTCCAGGCCGTTGAAATGACAGGCATGCCCGAAGCCAGGATCATCCTCGCCGAGGCGGTCATCTACCTGGCGGCGGCTCCGAAGAGCAACAGCGCCTACCTTGCCGTCGACAGTGCCTCCAAAGCCATCGAAAAGGGAGACCTCCAGGAAGTCCCCTTCCATCTCAGGCCCGACGGCTCCGGCTATATCTATCCTCATGACGACCCGCGGCACTGGGTGCCCCAGCAGTACATGGACAGGCAGCGCAGGTTCTATTTCCCGGGAACTCTGGGGATGGAGGGAGAAATGGCCTCCCGCCTGAGGAAATTCTGGAGGCGGTTCAGTGAAGGAGGGGACTCGTAG
- a CDS encoding YdcF family protein — protein sequence MSPSSFAFFFALFLYVFSIPLTARLLLMPLEEPYPLEIAGAEGKAPVVLVLAGGIWSADGSDTVFSMSPETLQRFVAGASAARKLGAPLLYSGGYPEKAADGRIEEMVRRTAEIIGFRGELLVEGRSRTTWENFLLSSEIIRERGFDEVILVTSGFHLRRSMNSAARFLGPEPVRPLSSGRLEGAGELIATDVLPSPSGLRNTSLALRELAGILAYELFGSLKGR from the coding sequence ATGTCCCCCTCTTCTTTCGCTTTTTTCTTCGCCCTTTTTCTGTATGTCTTCTCCATTCCGCTGACGGCCCGCTTGCTCCTCATGCCGCTGGAAGAGCCCTATCCTCTCGAAATAGCCGGAGCTGAAGGAAAGGCACCAGTGGTGCTCGTGCTGGCGGGGGGAATCTGGTCCGCTGACGGAAGCGACACCGTCTTCAGCATGAGCCCGGAAACCCTGCAGCGATTTGTTGCGGGGGCCTCGGCCGCCCGGAAACTTGGGGCTCCACTTCTCTATTCGGGGGGGTACCCGGAAAAGGCAGCAGACGGGCGAATAGAGGAAATGGTCCGGCGGACGGCGGAGATAATAGGTTTTAGGGGTGAGCTGCTGGTTGAGGGACGGTCAAGAACGACCTGGGAGAATTTTCTTCTTTCATCGGAAATAATCCGGGAGAGGGGATTTGACGAGGTCATTCTGGTGACGTCAGGATTTCATCTTCGCAGGTCCATGAACTCGGCGGCCAGATTTCTCGGGCCCGAGCCGGTGCGCCCCCTTTCCTCGGGCCGCCTCGAAGGGGCCGGAGAGCTCATCGCCACCGACGTGCTTCCTTCACCTTCAGGGTTGAGGAATACATCCCTGGCTCTTCGGGAGCTCGCGGGCATCCTCGCCTACGAACTTTTCGGCAGCCTGAAAGGCCGTTAG
- a CDS encoding HAD family hydrolase, producing MSEGITAPFWHPAFSEGFILDWDGVLAETRLNFAPIRAKYFDGKFVPLFEAVETLPPPLGEQLRKDIYDVEMAGAESAVAVEGARELVEWLEGEDIPWCVVSRNCMDSITLAAERAGLPLPPVVRSRDEPPVKPAPEALWSAAEQIHVPSKNCVMVGDFVYDLVGARRAGMRAVLVQRPEAEWKHWADVSFDRLFQFVESLKNPKALVPWEYAFLASQKGLDTLLSGRRKGAVLSSGTPDVLPRLLEKAEEGMLFFQLDDQSAHLSPDQWKKLPGLSPAWLDQPLKTVAEYVLGTRFPFASLVEKQASPDGVEWEILSASAGGGRA from the coding sequence ATGTCTGAAGGCATCACCGCGCCGTTCTGGCACCCGGCCTTTTCTGAAGGGTTCATCCTCGACTGGGACGGTGTCCTTGCCGAAACACGGCTGAACTTTGCACCCATACGGGCCAAATATTTCGACGGAAAATTCGTCCCCCTTTTCGAGGCGGTGGAAACCCTTCCGCCTCCTCTCGGAGAACAGCTCAGGAAAGACATCTATGACGTGGAAATGGCGGGCGCAGAATCGGCGGTGGCCGTCGAGGGTGCCCGGGAGCTTGTCGAATGGCTCGAAGGGGAAGATATCCCCTGGTGCGTCGTTTCCAGAAACTGCATGGACTCCATTACCCTTGCCGCCGAAAGGGCCGGCCTCCCCCTTCCCCCGGTGGTCCGGAGCCGTGACGAACCCCCCGTGAAGCCGGCTCCCGAAGCCCTCTGGTCTGCGGCGGAACAGATACATGTGCCTTCGAAGAATTGTGTCATGGTGGGGGATTTTGTCTATGATCTCGTCGGAGCCCGGCGCGCTGGAATGCGGGCCGTGCTTGTCCAGCGTCCTGAAGCGGAGTGGAAGCACTGGGCGGATGTTTCCTTCGACAGGCTCTTCCAATTCGTCGAATCCCTCAAAAACCCTAAAGCCCTGGTTCCCTGGGAGTATGCCTTTCTCGCCTCCCAAAAGGGGCTGGACACCCTCCTCTCCGGACGAAGGAAGGGGGCGGTGCTTTCGTCGGGAACACCGGACGTTCTTCCCCGCCTCCTGGAAAAGGCGGAGGAGGGAATGCTCTTCTTTCAGCTTGACGACCAGTCAGCTCATCTGTCTCCGGATCAGTGGAAAAAATTGCCCGGCCTTTCCCCGGCCTGGCTTGACCAGCCTTTGAAAACCGTGGCGGAATACGTTCTGGGAACCCGTTTCCCCTTTGCCTCCCTTGTTGAAAAACAAGCATCCCCGGACGGCGTAGAGTGGGAAATCCTTTCGGCATCTGCGGGAGGAGGGAGGGCATGA